A DNA window from Macadamia integrifolia cultivar HAES 741 chromosome 4, SCU_Mint_v3, whole genome shotgun sequence contains the following coding sequences:
- the LOC122075181 gene encoding probable inactive purple acid phosphatase 27 has translation MVSLLRPILILFIIHIVSFGAVAAHRNGGEAGVQPLSKIDILKTTLHLHGSASVKANPVVLGLKGEDTQWVTVEIGSPAPSGDDWVGVFSPANFNSSTCSPGTSDQKEQTPYICSAPIKYMFANFSNKNYVKTGKSSLSFQLINQRADFSFALFSGGLSNPKLIAVSNFISFSNPKAPVYPRLAQGKSWDKMTVTWTSGYNINEAVPFVEWGLKGEPQVRSPAGTLTFQQNSMCGSPARTVGWRDPGFIHTSFLKDLWPNSVYNYKLGHRLLNGSYVWSKLYSFKSSPYPGQDSLQRVVIFGDMGKAERDGSNEYSNYQPGSLNTTDQLIKDLNNIDIVFHIGDITYANGYISQWDQFTSQVEPIASTVPYMVGSGNHERDWPGSGSFYNTPDSGGECGVLAETMFYVPAENRAKFWYSVDYGMFHFCIADTEHDWREGSEQYKFIEKCLASVDRKKQPWLIFAAHRVLGYSSNYWYGVEGSFEEPMGRESLQKLWQKYKVDIAFYGHVHNYERSCPIYQNQCVNNEKSHYSGTVNGTIHVVVGGGGSHLSTFSQVKTQWSLYQDYDFGFVKMTAFNHSSLLFEYKKSSDGNVYDSFTISRDYRDVLACVHDSCEPTTLAT, from the exons ATGGTGTCGTTATTGAGGCCTATACTAATACTCTTCATCATCCATATTGTGAGCTTCGGTGCTGTTGCAGCTCATCGTAATGGAGGAGAAGCGGGAGTGCAGCCACTTTCCAAAATCGATATCCTCAAGACCACCTTACACCTTCACGGTTCCGCTTCTGTTAAGGCAAATCCCGTCGTTCTTGGCTTGAAG GGGGAAGACACTCAGTGGGTGACTGTGGAAATTGGAAGCCCTGCACCATCTGGGGACGATTGGGTTGGAGTTTTTTCTCCTGCAAACTTCAA TTCATCGACCTGTTCACCAGGAACCAGCGACCAGAAAGAACAGACTCCATATATATGCTCTGCCCCAATAAAG TACATGTTCGCAAATTTCTCCAACAAAAATTATGTGAAGACAGGAAAATCTTCTTTGAGTTTTCAATTGATCAATCAGCGAGCAGACTTTTCCTTTGCATTATTTTCGGGTGGATTGTCCAAT CCAAAACTTATTGCTGTttcaaatttcatttcattttcaaaTCCGAAGGCACCTGTTTATCCACGTCTTGCTCAAGGGAAATCTTGGGACAAA ATGACAGTAACATGGACAAGTGGATACAATATAAATGAGGCTGTTCCTTTTGTTGAGTGGGGCCTGAAAGGAGAACCTCAAGTACGCTCACCAGCTGGAACATTAACATTTCAACAAAACAGCATGTGTG GTTCACCTGCGCGAACTGTTGGATGGCGTGATCCTGGTTTCATACACACAAGTTTTTTGAAGGATTTATGGCCAAACTCAGT GTACAATTACAAGCTTGGTCATCGGTTGTTAAACGGTTCATATGTTTGGAGCAAGCTTTACTCTTTCAAGTCATCTCCTTATCCTGGGCAGGATTCGTTACAGCGTGTGGTCATATTTGGTGACATGGGAAAG GCTGAGCGTGATGGTTCTAACGAGTATAGCAACTATCAGCCAGGCTCTCTTAATACCACGGACCAGCTCATCAAAGACTTGAACAATATTGACATAGTTTTCCACATTGGAGATATTACGTATGCAAATGGATACATCTCACAGTGGGATCAGTTCACATCACAGGTTGAACCCATTGCATCAACTGTGCCATACATGGTTGGAAG CGGCAATCATGAACGTGACTGGCCTGGCTCAGGCTCTTTCTATAACACTCCAGATTCTGGTGGGGAATGTGGTGTGTTGGCTGAGACCATGTTTTATGTTCCTGCTGAAAATAGAGCAAAGTTCTG GTATTCAGTGGACTATGGTATGTTTCACTTCTGTATAGCTGACACTGAACATGATTGGAGGGAGGGTTCTGAACAGTACAAGTTCATTGAAAAATGCCTTGCATCAGTGGATAGGAAAAAGCAGCCTTGGCTAATTTTTGCTGCTCATCGTGTGCTTGGCTACTCGTCTAACTACTGGTATGGAGTGGAAGGCTCATTTGAAGAGCCCATGGGAAGGGAGAGCCTTCAGAAGCTTTGGCAGAAGTACAAGGTTGATATTGCATTTTATGGTCATGTCCATAACTATGAAAGGTCATGCCCCATTTAccag AACCAATGTGTGAACAATGAAAAATCTCATTACTCTGGAACTGTGAATGGAACCATTCATGTGGTCGTTGGTGGGGGAGGCAGCCACCTATCAACATTCAGTCAAGTGAAGACCCAGTGGAGTCTCTACCAAGACTATGACTTTGGATTTGTCAAAATGACTGCATTCAACCATTCTTCATTACTCTTTGAGTACAAAAAAAGTAGTGATGGAAATGTCTACGATTCTTTCACCATCTCGAGAGATTACAGGGATGTCTTGGCCTGTGTTCATGATAGTTGTGAACCAACCACCTTGGCCACTTGA
- the LOC122077365 gene encoding protease HtpX homolog isoform X1 — protein MASVSLSSFFLTQKPSSLFLTSTDRSLFVSHSLQFRSTKTKKYPIRFSVCRAGPVVFRNLDADDFRHPLDKQNTMLLRSIPGLDELVKALLGTVAEQVMLLENIGTSVLVAKNQLPDLHQLMVEAAEVLNVEAPNLYVRQNPVPNAYTLAVSGRKPFVVVHTSLVELLTKRELQAVLAHELGHLKCDHGVWLTFANILTLGAYTVPGLGGLIAQRLEEQLFRWLRAAELTCDRAALLVAQDPKVVISVLMKLAGGCPSLSDQLNVDAFLEQARSYEKASASPIGWYVRNAQTRQLSHPLPVLRAREIDEWSRSQEYISLLRRSTPIKTAQNM, from the exons ATGGCTtccgtttctctctcttcctttttcttaacTCAAAAACCATCTTCACTATTCCTTACCTCAACCGATCGATCTCTATTCGTTTCTCACTCTCTTCAATTCAGGTCCacaaagacaaaaaaatatcCAATTAGGTTTTCTGTTTGTAGGGCTGGTCCTGTTGTCTTTCGCAATCTCGATGCTGATGATTTTCGCCATCCTCTTGATAAGCAG AATACGATGCTTTTGAGGTCGATTCCTGGTCTAGATGAGCTTGTCAAAGCTCTGTTAG GAACTGTTGCAGAGCAAGTTATGCTTCTCGAGAATATAGGAACATCTGTTCTTGTTGCTAAAAATCAG ctcCCTGACCTTCATCAATTAATGGTTGAAGCTGCGGAAGTACTGAATGTTGAGGCTCCTAATCTATATGTTCGCCAAAATCCTGTACCAAATGCATACACTTTAGCTGTCAGTGGTAGAAAGCCATTTGTTGTTGTGCATACAAGTCTTGTGGAGCTTCTGACTAAAAGAGAGTTACAG GCTGTTTTGGCCCATGAATTGGGACATTTGAAATGCGATCATGGTGTATGGCTCACATTTGCAAACATTCTTACACTTGGAGCATATACCGTTCCTG GTCTTGGTGGCTTAATTGCTCAGCGTTTGGAAGAGCAGCTCTTTCGCTGGCTTCGAGCTGCAGAACTAACATGTGACCGTGCAGCCCTTCTTGTTGCTCAGGATCCCAAG GTGGTTATTTCTGTCCTGATGAAATTAGCTGGGGGCTGTCCATCACTCTCTGATCAACTCAATGTGGATGCATTCTTGGAGCAAGCTCGATCATATGAAAAGGCTTCTGCAAGCCCAATAGGGTGGTATGTAAG AAATGCCCAGACTAGGCAGCTATCTCATCCTTTGCCTGTTTTACGAGCTCGTGAGATTGATGAATGGTCAAGAAGTCAGGAATACATATCTCTTCTAAGACGCTCTACACCAATCAAGACTGCACAAAACATGTGA
- the LOC122077365 gene encoding protease HtpX homolog isoform X2 has translation MASVSLSSFFLTQKPSSLFLTSTDRSLFVSHSLQFRSTKTKKYPIRFSVCRAGPVVFRNLDADDFRHPLDKQLPDLHQLMVEAAEVLNVEAPNLYVRQNPVPNAYTLAVSGRKPFVVVHTSLVELLTKRELQAVLAHELGHLKCDHGVWLTFANILTLGAYTVPGLGGLIAQRLEEQLFRWLRAAELTCDRAALLVAQDPKVVISVLMKLAGGCPSLSDQLNVDAFLEQARSYEKASASPIGWYVRNAQTRQLSHPLPVLRAREIDEWSRSQEYISLLRRSTPIKTAQNM, from the exons ATGGCTtccgtttctctctcttcctttttcttaacTCAAAAACCATCTTCACTATTCCTTACCTCAACCGATCGATCTCTATTCGTTTCTCACTCTCTTCAATTCAGGTCCacaaagacaaaaaaatatcCAATTAGGTTTTCTGTTTGTAGGGCTGGTCCTGTTGTCTTTCGCAATCTCGATGCTGATGATTTTCGCCATCCTCTTGATAAGCAG ctcCCTGACCTTCATCAATTAATGGTTGAAGCTGCGGAAGTACTGAATGTTGAGGCTCCTAATCTATATGTTCGCCAAAATCCTGTACCAAATGCATACACTTTAGCTGTCAGTGGTAGAAAGCCATTTGTTGTTGTGCATACAAGTCTTGTGGAGCTTCTGACTAAAAGAGAGTTACAG GCTGTTTTGGCCCATGAATTGGGACATTTGAAATGCGATCATGGTGTATGGCTCACATTTGCAAACATTCTTACACTTGGAGCATATACCGTTCCTG GTCTTGGTGGCTTAATTGCTCAGCGTTTGGAAGAGCAGCTCTTTCGCTGGCTTCGAGCTGCAGAACTAACATGTGACCGTGCAGCCCTTCTTGTTGCTCAGGATCCCAAG GTGGTTATTTCTGTCCTGATGAAATTAGCTGGGGGCTGTCCATCACTCTCTGATCAACTCAATGTGGATGCATTCTTGGAGCAAGCTCGATCATATGAAAAGGCTTCTGCAAGCCCAATAGGGTGGTATGTAAG AAATGCCCAGACTAGGCAGCTATCTCATCCTTTGCCTGTTTTACGAGCTCGTGAGATTGATGAATGGTCAAGAAGTCAGGAATACATATCTCTTCTAAGACGCTCTACACCAATCAAGACTGCACAAAACATGTGA
- the LOC122077365 gene encoding protease HtpX homolog isoform X3 translates to MASVSLSSFFLTQKPSSLFLTSTDRSLFVSHSLQFRSTKTKKYPIRFSVCRAGPVVFRNLDADDFRHPLDKQNTMLLRSIPGLDELVKALLGTVAEQVMLLENIGTSVLVAKNQLPDLHQLMVEAAEVLNVEAPNLYVRQNPVPNAYTLAVSGRKPFVVVHTSLVELLTKRELQAVLAHELGHLKCDHGVWLTFANILTLGAYTVPGLGGLIAQRLEEQLFRWLRAAELTCDRAALLVAQDPKRWLFLS, encoded by the exons ATGGCTtccgtttctctctcttcctttttcttaacTCAAAAACCATCTTCACTATTCCTTACCTCAACCGATCGATCTCTATTCGTTTCTCACTCTCTTCAATTCAGGTCCacaaagacaaaaaaatatcCAATTAGGTTTTCTGTTTGTAGGGCTGGTCCTGTTGTCTTTCGCAATCTCGATGCTGATGATTTTCGCCATCCTCTTGATAAGCAG AATACGATGCTTTTGAGGTCGATTCCTGGTCTAGATGAGCTTGTCAAAGCTCTGTTAG GAACTGTTGCAGAGCAAGTTATGCTTCTCGAGAATATAGGAACATCTGTTCTTGTTGCTAAAAATCAG ctcCCTGACCTTCATCAATTAATGGTTGAAGCTGCGGAAGTACTGAATGTTGAGGCTCCTAATCTATATGTTCGCCAAAATCCTGTACCAAATGCATACACTTTAGCTGTCAGTGGTAGAAAGCCATTTGTTGTTGTGCATACAAGTCTTGTGGAGCTTCTGACTAAAAGAGAGTTACAG GCTGTTTTGGCCCATGAATTGGGACATTTGAAATGCGATCATGGTGTATGGCTCACATTTGCAAACATTCTTACACTTGGAGCATATACCGTTCCTG GTCTTGGTGGCTTAATTGCTCAGCGTTTGGAAGAGCAGCTCTTTCGCTGGCTTCGAGCTGCAGAACTAACATGTGACCGTGCAGCCCTTCTTGTTGCTCAGGATCCCAAG AGGTGGTTATTTCTGTCCTGA